In Streptomyces sp. NBC_01551, one DNA window encodes the following:
- a CDS encoding ABC transporter permease, with the protein MTTTASGAGGRQAPPPAPGGAPAPDAVKGGRAEAATGSSPWRLARRELRRRPAVRVSLCVVLLFVLMAATAPWLGALGGWSPEEFDKSAVDPYLGGQPLGSFGGISPEHWLGVEPVTGRDLFARVVSGAQVSLLIAFAATAIVVLTGTAAGIAAGYFGGRTDAALSRLMDLTMSFPSLIFMIAMLSVAKDVNRIALMTAVIGVFGWPGVARVVRGQTLSLKHREYVDAARVGGSTSWRILTRDILPGVSGPVIAYTTLLIPGMISTEAALSYLGVGVRPPTPSWGQMIAESVAYYETDPMYFVIPSVFLFLAVLAFTLLGDALRDILDPRGGRT; encoded by the coding sequence ATGACCACCACCGCATCCGGTGCCGGCGGCCGGCAGGCCCCGCCCCCGGCTCCGGGCGGGGCACCGGCCCCCGACGCCGTCAAGGGCGGTCGCGCGGAGGCGGCGACCGGCAGCAGCCCCTGGCGGCTCGCCCGGCGGGAACTGCGCCGCCGCCCCGCCGTCCGCGTCAGCCTCTGCGTCGTCCTCCTCTTCGTCCTGATGGCCGCCACCGCCCCCTGGCTGGGCGCGCTCGGCGGCTGGTCCCCCGAGGAGTTCGACAAGAGCGCCGTCGACCCCTACCTCGGGGGCCAGCCCCTCGGCTCCTTCGGCGGGATCAGCCCCGAGCACTGGCTCGGCGTCGAACCCGTCACCGGCCGCGACCTGTTCGCCCGCGTCGTCAGCGGAGCCCAGGTCTCCCTCCTGATCGCGTTCGCCGCCACCGCCATCGTCGTCCTCACCGGCACCGCCGCCGGAATCGCCGCCGGCTACTTCGGCGGCCGCACCGACGCCGCCCTGTCCCGGCTGATGGACCTGACCATGTCCTTCCCCTCGCTGATCTTCATGATCGCGATGCTGTCCGTGGCCAAGGACGTCAACCGGATCGCCCTCATGACCGCCGTCATCGGCGTCTTCGGCTGGCCCGGCGTCGCCCGCGTCGTCCGCGGCCAGACCCTCTCCCTCAAACACCGCGAATACGTCGACGCCGCCCGCGTCGGCGGATCGACCTCCTGGCGGATCCTCACCCGCGACATCCTCCCGGGCGTCAGCGGCCCGGTCATCGCCTACACCACCCTGCTGATCCCCGGCATGATCAGCACCGAGGCCGCGCTCAGCTACCTCGGCGTCGGAGTCCGCCCGCCCACCCCGTCCTGGGGCCAGATGATCGCCGAGTCCGTGGCCTACTACGAGACCGACCCCATGTACTTCGTCATCCCGAGCGTCTTCCTCTTCCTCGCCGTCCTCGCCTTCACCCTGCTCGGCGACGCCCTGCGCGACATCCTCGACCCGAGGGGCGGCCGCACGTGA
- a CDS encoding ABC transporter permease → MIVYLARRLLALAGVLLAIAAVTFLIFYVLPSDPAAAACGKTCSAERLADVREYLGLDQPLWRQFADFLTGIFTGRTLGSGQYAVQCDFPCLGYSYENSLPVWDLLMDRLPVSASLAVGAAALWLVLGLGAGVTAALRKDTVTDKALMVGAVAAASLPVYFTSVMLIYGVIRIAGLLPYPTYQAFTDNPLGWASNLLLPWTALALLYAAMYARQSRGSMIEAMAEPYIRTARAKGMPERTVVVKHGLRSGMTPILTIFGMDLGSLLAGAVITESIFGLPGIGRLFYGALVSSDQPVVLGVTLLAAFFIVVANLAVDLLYAVIDPRVRY, encoded by the coding sequence GTGATCGTCTACCTCGCCCGCCGCCTGCTCGCCCTCGCCGGCGTGCTCCTCGCCATCGCCGCCGTCACGTTCCTCATCTTCTACGTCCTGCCCTCCGACCCGGCGGCCGCCGCCTGCGGCAAGACCTGCAGCGCCGAACGGCTGGCCGACGTACGCGAGTACCTCGGCCTCGACCAGCCGCTGTGGCGCCAGTTCGCCGACTTCCTCACCGGCATCTTCACCGGCCGCACCCTCGGCAGCGGCCAGTACGCCGTCCAGTGCGACTTCCCGTGCCTGGGCTACTCCTACGAGAACTCCCTGCCCGTCTGGGACCTGCTCATGGACCGCCTCCCGGTCTCCGCCTCCCTCGCCGTCGGGGCCGCCGCCCTCTGGCTGGTCCTCGGCCTCGGCGCCGGTGTCACCGCCGCCCTGCGCAAGGACACCGTCACCGACAAGGCCCTGATGGTCGGCGCCGTCGCCGCCGCCTCCCTGCCCGTCTACTTCACCTCCGTGATGCTCATCTACGGGGTGATCCGCATCGCCGGACTCCTGCCCTACCCCACCTACCAGGCCTTCACCGACAACCCGCTCGGCTGGGCTTCCAACCTCCTGCTGCCCTGGACCGCGCTCGCCCTGCTCTACGCCGCCATGTACGCCCGCCAGAGCCGGGGTTCGATGATCGAGGCGATGGCCGAGCCGTACATCCGCACCGCCCGCGCCAAGGGCATGCCCGAGCGCACCGTCGTCGTCAAACACGGGCTGCGCTCCGGGATGACCCCGATCCTGACCATCTTCGGCATGGACCTCGGCAGCCTGCTCGCCGGAGCCGTCATCACCGAGTCCATCTTCGGACTCCCCGGCATCGGGCGGCTGTTCTACGGGGCGCTGGTCAGCTCCGACCAGCCCGTCGTCCTCGGGGTGACCCTGCTCGCCGCCTTCTTCATCGTCGTCGCCAACCTCGCCGTCGACCTCCTGTACGCCGTCATCGACCCGAGGGTGAGGTACTGA
- a CDS encoding ABC transporter ATP-binding protein: MAALLEVRDLRVTFSTPRGSVRAVDSLGFTVEAGRTLGIVGESGSGKSVTSLAVMGLHRGAEIGGSIALDGQELTGLSEKELSRLRGRKMAMIFQDPLSSLHPYYTVGEQIAEHFRVHFKAGRAAARKRAVDMLGEVGIPQPERRAGEYPHQFSGGMRQRAMIAMALACEPELLIADEPTTALDVTVQAQILELIARLQQERGLGVVMITHDLGVVARVAHEVLVMYGGRAAEQAPVDELFADPAHPYTRGLLDSLPRLDDADDEPLRAIPGSPPSLLAPAPGCAFAPRCHVAAAGSPEQRRRCATDRPELRPQGTARRTAACHFAGPGVAPTASTASNASTAPRATSAPTAPEASR, from the coding sequence ATGGCCGCCCTGCTCGAAGTACGCGATCTGCGCGTCACCTTCTCCACCCCGCGCGGCTCCGTACGGGCCGTCGACTCGCTCGGGTTCACCGTCGAGGCCGGGCGCACCCTCGGCATCGTCGGGGAATCCGGCTCCGGCAAGTCCGTCACCTCGCTCGCCGTCATGGGCCTGCACCGGGGCGCCGAGATCGGCGGCTCCATCGCCCTGGACGGCCAGGAGCTCACCGGCCTGTCCGAGAAGGAGCTGTCCCGGCTGCGCGGCCGGAAGATGGCCATGATCTTCCAGGACCCGCTCAGCAGCCTGCACCCCTATTACACGGTCGGCGAGCAGATCGCCGAGCACTTCCGGGTCCACTTCAAGGCCGGCCGGGCCGCCGCGCGCAAACGGGCCGTCGACATGCTCGGCGAGGTCGGCATCCCGCAGCCGGAACGCCGGGCGGGGGAGTACCCCCACCAGTTCTCCGGCGGCATGCGCCAGCGCGCCATGATCGCGATGGCGCTGGCCTGCGAGCCCGAGCTGCTGATCGCCGACGAGCCCACCACGGCCCTCGACGTCACCGTGCAGGCGCAGATCCTGGAGCTGATCGCCCGCCTCCAGCAGGAGCGCGGCCTCGGCGTCGTGATGATCACCCATGACCTGGGTGTCGTCGCCCGCGTCGCCCACGAGGTGCTGGTCATGTACGGGGGCCGGGCCGCCGAACAGGCCCCGGTCGACGAGCTGTTCGCCGACCCCGCCCACCCGTACACCCGGGGCCTGCTGGACTCGCTGCCCCGGCTCGACGACGCCGACGACGAACCCCTGCGGGCCATCCCCGGCTCCCCGCCGTCCTTGCTGGCCCCGGCCCCGGGCTGCGCGTTCGCCCCGCGCTGCCACGTCGCCGCCGCGGGCTCCCCCGAGCAGCGCCGCCGCTGTGCCACCGACCGCCCCGAGCTGCGGCCCCAGGGGACGGCCCGGCGCACCGCCGCATGCCATTTCGCGGGGCCCGGCGTCGCGCCGACCGCCTCGACCGCCTCGAACGCCTCGACCGCCCCGCGCGCCACGAGCGCTCCGACCGCCCCGGAGGCGTCCCGATGA
- a CDS encoding ABC transporter ATP-binding protein — MTFPGRRSAPVRAVDGVSFDLAAGETLGLVGESGCGKSTTGRMLVRLLEPTSGSIRFDGRDISRLSQRALRPLRRNIQMVFQDPHSSLNPRQTVARIISDPLLVRGVSAADARRRAAELMELVGLIPEHIDRYPHEFSGGQAQRIGIARSLATSPRLIVADEPVSALDVSVQAQIVNLMERLRAELGLAYVFIAHDLSVVKRVSDRVAVMYLGRIVEIGDKKSLYENPQHPYTRALLSAVPLPDPAAERRRERIVLLGDPPSPAAPPPGCTFHPRCPKAQDICRTERPLLQVTASREVACHFPGD; from the coding sequence ATGACCTTCCCCGGCAGGCGATCGGCGCCCGTGCGCGCCGTGGACGGGGTCTCCTTCGACCTGGCGGCCGGCGAAACCCTCGGCCTCGTCGGGGAATCGGGCTGCGGGAAGTCCACCACCGGCCGGATGCTGGTGCGGCTGTTGGAACCCACCTCCGGCAGCATCCGCTTCGACGGCCGGGACATCAGCCGGCTCTCCCAGCGCGCCCTGCGGCCGCTGCGGCGGAACATCCAGATGGTGTTCCAGGACCCGCACTCCTCCCTCAACCCCCGCCAGACGGTCGCCCGGATCATCTCCGACCCGCTGCTCGTGCGCGGTGTGAGCGCGGCCGACGCCCGCCGCCGGGCCGCCGAGCTGATGGAGCTCGTCGGACTGATCCCCGAACACATCGACCGCTACCCGCACGAGTTCTCCGGCGGCCAGGCACAGCGCATCGGCATCGCCCGCTCGCTCGCCACCAGCCCCCGGCTGATCGTCGCGGACGAACCGGTCTCCGCGCTCGACGTCTCCGTCCAGGCGCAGATCGTCAACCTGATGGAGCGGCTGCGCGCCGAACTGGGCCTGGCCTACGTGTTCATCGCGCACGACCTGTCCGTCGTCAAACGGGTCAGCGACCGCGTCGCCGTCATGTACCTCGGCCGGATCGTCGAGATCGGCGACAAGAAGTCGCTGTACGAGAACCCCCAGCACCCGTACACCCGGGCGCTGTTGTCCGCCGTACCGCTGCCGGATCCGGCGGCCGAGCGGCGGCGCGAGCGGATCGTGCTGCTCGGCGACCCGCCGAGCCCGGCCGCCCCGCCTCCGGGCTGCACCTTCCACCCGAGGTGCCCCAAGGCGCAGGACATCTGCCGCACGGAGCGCCCGCTGCTCCAGGTCACCGCCTCACGTGAGGTGGCATGTCACTTCCCCGGTGACTGA
- a CDS encoding prolyl oligopeptidase family serine peptidase — protein sequence MDDFLRLSASTARFTYGAPRAFSFGDDGRLLWFLRSTGPTDAFDGLWVLDTATGTETRLADPRELCPEPGTLPVAERRLRERIRLVAAGIGSYALSGDGRTAVFALYGLLYAVTCDGSGRPVGEPKEIPAAGPVFDPRPDADGGRVAYVSADALYTAPGGRVSPDDGARWGVAEFAAAEELGRSRGHWWSPDGTALLAARVDESALQRRHFADPAHPELPAEDFAYPEAGGPNAEVQLWVLGPGERRIRLDWDAVSHPYVSDVSWEPAGEILLTVQDRLQRSVLLLSADPDTGRTRELSRTTHPQWVDPLPGTPARLPDGRMLTSADTPGGAARALAVDGEPRTGNGIQVRRVAGVHRGGLLVEAGQGDPAEQQVLLLDPGTGALTPVADGPGVHSVSACAGELLLLTSADADGIRRALRAPDGRQRPAPADLSEPLPYRVVPVLERVTEHGIPTALVLPRGHVPGQRLPVLVDGYGGPGFQDVCAEPRRWQARQWWADQGFAVVTVDNRGTPYVSPAFTHAMYRGFSEVTLEDQVAALHALAARHPDMDLGRVGIRGWSYGGYLSALAVLRRPDVFHAAAAGAAPTDFRQYDTAYTERYLGLPQDHPEVYERDSLVPDAPRLTRPLLLVTGLADDNVHPSHTLRLSQALTDAGRPHQLLALPGVTHMTPGGTREKLMALELEFFRRELAL from the coding sequence ATGGATGATTTCCTCAGGCTCTCCGCGAGCACCGCCCGCTTCACGTACGGCGCGCCTCGCGCGTTCTCCTTCGGGGACGACGGCCGGCTGCTCTGGTTCCTCCGCTCCACCGGTCCCACCGACGCTTTCGACGGCCTCTGGGTCCTCGACACCGCGACCGGCACCGAGACCCGCCTTGCCGACCCCCGCGAACTGTGCCCCGAGCCCGGCACCCTGCCCGTCGCCGAGCGGCGGCTGCGCGAGCGGATCCGGCTCGTCGCCGCGGGCATCGGCTCGTACGCGCTCTCCGGCGACGGCCGCACCGCCGTCTTCGCGCTCTACGGGCTGCTGTACGCGGTCACCTGCGACGGGAGCGGACGGCCCGTCGGGGAGCCCAAGGAGATCCCCGCCGCCGGACCCGTCTTCGACCCCCGGCCCGACGCCGACGGCGGCCGCGTCGCCTACGTCAGCGCGGACGCGCTGTACACCGCGCCGGGCGGCCGGGTCAGCCCCGACGACGGGGCCCGCTGGGGCGTCGCCGAGTTCGCCGCGGCCGAGGAGCTGGGCCGCTCCCGGGGGCACTGGTGGTCCCCCGACGGGACCGCGCTGCTGGCCGCCCGGGTCGACGAATCCGCCCTCCAGCGGCGCCATTTCGCCGACCCGGCGCACCCCGAGCTCCCGGCCGAGGACTTCGCGTACCCCGAGGCGGGCGGTCCGAACGCCGAGGTCCAGCTGTGGGTGCTCGGGCCCGGCGAGCGGCGGATCCGGCTCGACTGGGACGCGGTGAGCCACCCGTACGTCTCCGACGTGAGCTGGGAACCGGCCGGGGAGATCCTGCTGACGGTGCAGGACCGGCTCCAGCGGAGCGTGCTGCTGCTCAGCGCCGACCCGGACACCGGGCGCACCCGGGAGCTGTCCCGCACCACGCACCCCCAGTGGGTGGACCCGCTGCCCGGCACCCCGGCCCGGCTCCCCGACGGGCGGATGCTCACCAGCGCCGACACGCCGGGCGGGGCCGCCCGCGCCCTCGCCGTGGACGGCGAACCGCGCACCGGGAACGGGATCCAGGTCCGCCGCGTGGCCGGCGTCCACCGGGGCGGGCTGCTGGTCGAGGCCGGGCAGGGCGACCCCGCCGAGCAGCAGGTGCTGCTGCTGGACCCCGGCACCGGTGCGCTGACGCCGGTCGCGGACGGGCCCGGGGTGCACTCCGTGAGCGCCTGCGCCGGGGAGCTGCTGCTGCTCACCTCGGCCGACGCGGACGGGATACGGCGCGCCCTGCGCGCCCCCGACGGGCGGCAGCGGCCCGCTCCCGCCGACCTGAGCGAGCCGCTGCCCTACCGGGTCGTCCCGGTGCTGGAGAGGGTCACCGAGCACGGGATCCCGACCGCGCTGGTCCTGCCGCGCGGACACGTGCCCGGGCAGCGGCTGCCGGTGCTCGTGGACGGGTACGGGGGCCCCGGCTTCCAGGACGTGTGCGCGGAGCCGCGCCGCTGGCAGGCCCGCCAGTGGTGGGCCGACCAGGGCTTCGCGGTGGTCACCGTCGACAACCGCGGCACCCCGTACGTCTCGCCCGCCTTCACCCACGCCATGTACCGCGGCTTCTCCGAGGTCACCCTGGAGGACCAGGTCGCGGCGCTGCACGCGCTCGCCGCCCGCCACCCGGACATGGACCTCGGCCGGGTCGGGATCCGCGGCTGGTCCTACGGCGGTTACCTGTCCGCGCTCGCGGTGCTGCGCCGCCCGGACGTCTTCCACGCGGCGGCCGCCGGGGCCGCGCCGACCGACTTCCGGCAGTACGACACGGCGTACACCGAGCGGTACCTGGGCCTGCCCCAGGACCACCCCGAGGTCTACGAGCGGGACTCGCTCGTGCCGGACGCCCCGCGTCTGACCCGGCCGCTGCTGCTGGTCACGGGTCTGGCCGACGACAACGTCCACCCCTCGCACACCCTGCGGCTGTCCCAGGCCCTGACGGACGCGGGCCGCCCGCACCAGCTGCTGGCGCTGCCCGGTGTCACGCACATGACCCCGGGCGGGACGCGGGAGAAGCTGATGGCCCTGGAGCTGGAGTTCTTCCGCCGCGAACTCGCCCTCTGA
- a CDS encoding MFS transporter: MDPNATPTRNGTSGKVRGSGKGVALFVLASCQLMVVLDITIVNIALPHIQTALGFSTESLSWVVSAYTLTFGGLLLLGGRSGDILGRRRVFMFGVLLFGLASLLGGLAQNEGQLLAARALQGVGGAIASPTALALITTTFPEGPERNRAFGVFAGVSAGGGAIGLLLGGVLVEWLDWRWVLFVNVPIALLIALATPRVIRESERHPGHFDLAGALLSTVGMVALVYGFIRASQEGWSDPLTLVSFAVAVVLLTLFILNERRSPQPITPLHMFADRNRAGTYAIMLFFACAIFGMFFFLTLFVQNVLGFSPLEAGLAFLPVSAMIAVMAGMTSQLLPRFGPKPFMVTGSLCAAAGLGWLTQTDIHSTYLGSILGPMLLFSAGMGMQFVSLTLMALSNVPDRESGAASGLLNSMQQVGGSLGLSILVTVFGTASRNEAKEQQGPFLSSATPDEKLLFAKTHQFPKPWSDQILTSGVSASFVAAAAFTLITALIALFVIQVRPSDLARLQGNHTPTAV, from the coding sequence GTGGACCCGAACGCGACGCCGACCAGGAACGGGACCTCCGGCAAGGTCCGAGGAAGCGGCAAAGGGGTGGCCCTCTTCGTCCTCGCTTCCTGCCAGCTGATGGTCGTTCTCGACATCACCATCGTGAACATCGCGCTGCCGCACATCCAGACCGCCCTCGGCTTCTCCACCGAGAGCCTGTCCTGGGTCGTCAGCGCCTACACCCTGACCTTCGGCGGACTGCTGCTCCTCGGCGGCCGCTCCGGCGACATCCTCGGCCGCCGGCGCGTCTTCATGTTCGGCGTCCTGCTCTTCGGCCTGGCCTCGCTGCTGGGCGGACTCGCCCAGAACGAGGGCCAGTTGCTGGCGGCCCGCGCCCTCCAGGGCGTCGGCGGAGCCATCGCCTCCCCGACCGCCCTCGCCCTGATCACCACCACCTTCCCCGAAGGCCCCGAGCGCAACCGGGCCTTCGGCGTGTTCGCCGGCGTCTCGGCGGGCGGCGGCGCGATCGGGCTGCTCTTGGGCGGCGTCCTCGTCGAATGGCTCGACTGGCGCTGGGTGCTCTTCGTCAATGTCCCGATCGCCCTGCTGATCGCCCTGGCGACCCCGCGCGTCATCCGCGAGTCCGAACGCCACCCCGGACACTTCGACCTCGCCGGCGCGCTGCTGTCCACCGTCGGCATGGTCGCCCTCGTCTACGGATTCATCCGCGCCTCCCAGGAAGGCTGGAGCGATCCACTGACCCTGGTCTCCTTCGCCGTGGCCGTGGTCCTGCTGACCCTGTTCATCCTGAACGAGCGCCGCTCGCCGCAGCCGATCACCCCGCTGCACATGTTCGCCGACCGCAACCGGGCCGGGACCTACGCCATCATGCTGTTCTTCGCCTGCGCGATCTTCGGCATGTTCTTCTTCCTGACCCTGTTCGTGCAGAACGTGCTCGGCTTCAGCCCCCTCGAAGCCGGCCTCGCCTTCCTGCCGGTCAGCGCGATGATCGCGGTGATGGCCGGGATGACCTCCCAGCTCCTGCCGAGGTTCGGGCCGAAACCGTTCATGGTCACCGGCTCGCTGTGCGCGGCCGCCGGGCTCGGCTGGCTCACCCAGACCGACATCCACTCGACGTACCTGGGCAGCATCCTGGGGCCGATGCTCCTGTTCAGCGCGGGCATGGGCATGCAGTTCGTGTCCCTGACCCTGATGGCCCTCTCGAACGTCCCCGACCGGGAGTCCGGCGCGGCCTCCGGCCTGCTGAACTCGATGCAGCAGGTCGGCGGGTCCCTCGGCCTGTCCATCCTGGTCACCGTGTTCGGCACGGCCAGCCGCAACGAGGCCAAGGAGCAGCAGGGCCCCTTCCTGAGTTCCGCCACCCCGGACGAGAAGCTGCTCTTCGCGAAGACCCACCAGTTCCCGAAGCCGTGGAGCGATCAGATCCTCACCTCGGGCGTCAGCGCCTCCTTCGTCGCGGCGGCCGCGTTCACCCTGATCACGGCGCTGATCGCGCTGTTCGTCATCCAGGTCCGGCCCTCCGACCTCGCCCGCCTCCAGGGAAACCACACGCCGACGGCAGTCTGA
- a CDS encoding cytochrome P450: MTVGSHAGAGREVPELAGVPLLGSLLDLKSDSLGTYLRAQQRHGDVVRITAGPPGLRAELYCVFSPEGAQQVLGSQAANFRKDNSFYQEVRESFGNGLLTSQDEDYLRQRRLVQPLFTKRRVDGYAGAVAAETELTLCAWREAEVVDVCDEMTHLALRAVTRILFGTDGDTAVDVVDRCFPVITEYVLRRGYSPANLPRTWPTPANKRAAAALDELYAVCDRIVAERLGSGGSSSSEDARGARAAAGDDLLSLLAGAKSADDAEFDAVELREQVLIFLLAGHETTATSLAFALHLLARHPEQQGRAREEVSRVLGDRTPEAADLDRLPYLTRVLKEAMRLYPAAPVIGRQAVAETRIDGHGVPAGADVIIAPWVTHRHPLHWPDPDRFDPDRFTPEAEAARPRYAWFPFGGGPRACIGQHFSMLESVIALAMILRAYEFEAVDADVPVSTGITLRANGPARCRLRSLAG, from the coding sequence ATGACAGTCGGATCACACGCAGGGGCCGGCAGGGAGGTCCCCGAGCTCGCGGGAGTCCCGCTGCTCGGGTCGCTTCTCGACCTCAAGTCGGACTCGCTCGGCACCTATCTGCGGGCCCAGCAGCGGCACGGCGACGTCGTACGGATCACCGCCGGCCCGCCCGGGCTGCGCGCCGAGCTGTACTGCGTGTTCTCCCCGGAGGGCGCCCAGCAGGTCCTCGGTTCGCAGGCGGCCAACTTCCGCAAGGACAACTCCTTCTACCAGGAGGTCCGCGAGTCCTTCGGCAACGGCCTGCTGACCAGCCAGGACGAGGACTACCTGCGCCAGCGCCGGCTGGTCCAGCCGCTGTTCACCAAACGCCGGGTGGACGGGTACGCCGGCGCGGTCGCAGCCGAGACGGAGCTGACGCTGTGCGCCTGGCGGGAGGCCGAAGTCGTCGACGTCTGCGACGAGATGACGCACCTCGCGCTCCGCGCGGTGACCCGGATCCTCTTCGGCACCGACGGGGACACCGCCGTCGACGTCGTCGACCGGTGCTTTCCGGTCATCACCGAGTACGTGCTGCGCCGCGGCTACTCCCCCGCCAACCTGCCGCGCACCTGGCCGACCCCGGCGAACAAGCGGGCGGCCGCCGCCCTGGACGAGCTGTACGCGGTGTGCGACAGGATCGTGGCGGAGCGGCTCGGCAGCGGCGGCAGCAGCAGCAGCGAGGACGCCCGGGGCGCGCGGGCCGCGGCGGGCGACGACCTGCTGAGCCTGCTCGCCGGGGCCAAGAGCGCGGACGACGCCGAGTTCGACGCCGTCGAGCTGCGCGAGCAGGTGCTGATCTTCCTGCTCGCGGGCCACGAGACGACCGCCACCTCCCTGGCCTTCGCCCTGCACCTGCTCGCCCGCCACCCCGAGCAGCAGGGGCGGGCCCGCGAGGAGGTCTCCCGCGTGCTGGGCGACCGTACGCCCGAGGCCGCCGACCTCGACCGGCTCCCGTACCTCACGCGGGTGCTCAAGGAAGCGATGCGGCTCTATCCGGCGGCGCCCGTCATCGGGCGGCAGGCCGTGGCCGAGACCCGGATCGACGGGCACGGCGTCCCGGCGGGCGCTGACGTGATCATCGCCCCGTGGGTGACGCACCGCCACCCGCTCCACTGGCCGGATCCCGACCGCTTCGACCCCGACCGCTTCACCCCGGAGGCCGAGGCCGCCCGCCCGCGCTACGCCTGGTTCCCCTTCGGCGGCGGCCCGCGCGCCTGCATCGGGCAGCACTTCTCGATGCTGGAGTCGGTGATCGCGCTGGCGATGATACTGCGGGCGTACGAGTTCGAGGCCGTCGACGCCGACGTGCCGGTCAGCACCGGCATCACCCTGCGGGCGAACGGCCCGGCACGCTGCCGGCTCCGGAGCTTGGCCGGGTAG
- a CDS encoding excalibur calcium-binding domain-containing protein, whose protein sequence is MFHRRGFAVAGVIGVVVLLGAGCEDTGAKKTGSDKAAAGAASAAPSPSASPSASAGQSMMPKVVGERLLDATVMVQKVTKAPVDLESAYGDVTLPADPMAWTVCFQTPAADSPVTPATSVELSLVAPGTQCPERAGTALRASKTPAPTPTPTAKPGSNPVKVPTPVPPKPKKPQTPPPANDEPVYFKNCDAAKAAGKAPIRRGQPGYRDALDRDKDGIACDK, encoded by the coding sequence ATGTTCCACCGTCGGGGATTCGCCGTGGCCGGCGTCATAGGCGTCGTCGTCCTGCTGGGCGCGGGGTGTGAGGACACCGGCGCCAAGAAGACCGGCTCGGACAAGGCCGCCGCCGGCGCGGCCTCGGCGGCGCCCTCGCCCAGCGCCTCCCCGTCGGCGTCCGCCGGGCAGAGCATGATGCCGAAGGTGGTAGGCGAGCGACTCCTCGACGCCACCGTCATGGTCCAGAAGGTGACCAAGGCGCCGGTCGACCTGGAGAGCGCGTACGGCGACGTCACGCTCCCCGCCGACCCCATGGCGTGGACGGTGTGCTTCCAGACGCCGGCGGCTGACAGCCCCGTCACGCCGGCCACCTCCGTCGAGCTCTCGCTCGTCGCGCCCGGTACGCAGTGCCCGGAGCGGGCCGGCACCGCCCTGCGCGCCTCCAAGACCCCGGCCCCGACTCCGACTCCGACGGCCAAGCCTGGCTCGAACCCGGTGAAGGTGCCGACCCCGGTCCCGCCGAAGCCCAAGAAGCCCCAGACGCCGCCCCCGGCCAACGACGAGCCCGTCTACTTCAAGAACTGCGACGCCGCGAAGGCCGCCGGCAAGGCACCCATCCGGCGCGGCCAGCCCGGCTACCGCGACGCCCTGGACCGCGACAAGGACGGCATCGCCTGCGACAAGTAG
- a CDS encoding NUDIX domain-containing protein, with protein MTGTWLPPAEYIKTIAQATSYACLYFTDTAGRPVQLRATRAAEPWQWPGGNMDPGESPWQCAVRECREETGMVFRGEPRLLGTHFIRHQGAAWPANHIGFIFDGGTLTDEQIASFVLDPAEHTEVQVHTVAQWQAIMTPVNFDRLREVDAARRAGTVAYLER; from the coding sequence ATGACCGGCACCTGGCTCCCGCCCGCGGAGTACATCAAGACGATTGCCCAGGCGACCAGTTACGCCTGCCTCTACTTCACCGACACCGCCGGGCGCCCCGTCCAGCTGCGGGCCACCCGCGCGGCCGAGCCCTGGCAGTGGCCGGGCGGGAACATGGACCCCGGCGAGAGCCCCTGGCAGTGCGCGGTCCGCGAGTGCCGGGAGGAGACCGGCATGGTCTTCCGGGGCGAACCGAGGCTGCTCGGCACGCACTTCATCCGGCACCAGGGCGCCGCCTGGCCCGCCAACCACATCGGGTTCATCTTCGACGGCGGCACGCTCACCGACGAGCAGATCGCCTCCTTCGTCCTCGACCCGGCGGAGCACACCGAGGTCCAGGTCCACACGGTGGCGCAGTGGCAGGCGATCATGACGCCCGTCAACTTCGACCGGCTCCGGGAGGTCGACGCCGCCCGGCGCGCGGGCACGGTCGCCTACCTGGAGCGATAA